CTCGGCGTCACGCGCGATTGTCTGCGCCTGGTCCGATGAGCGTTCCCGCAAGATGAACGCCGGCTGAACGCCGGTCTCAGCATCGGTTCAGCGCGATTGCGGCAATGTCGGTGTCAACAAGGGAAAGGGACATCGCCATGACCGCCATCCGCAAGCACCGTCAATCGCTCCGCACCGCATTGCGCGCCGCCATACTCGCCATTTTCATGCTCGGCCCGCTTGCCGGCTTCGCCGCCGCCCAGGACGACAATGCGCGCAAGCTTTCCGGCGCCGGCTTCGTCATCTACATGTCGCTGCTGCGCGGCGCCTGACAGACGCACGGCTTTACCGCGGTCGCTTGTCAGCCTAGTTTCCGGAATCCATCAGGTCACGGACAAGGGTCATGGACGACAAGATCTGGTTCTGGGCACGCGACAACGAGCAGAACGGCCCGGTCGACATAGCGGAAATCGACACGCTGATCTCAGCAAGGAAGATCGGCCCCGACACGCTGGTCTGGCGCGAGGGCATGAGCGACTGGCAGCCTGCCGCGACCGCCCTGCCCGGATCTTCCATACCAAGCTCCTGGCCGAGCCCGTCGGCAAAGCGCCCGCACAATGCCACCCAGCCCCCCGACCGGGGCTCATCCGGCACCGATGCCAAGGCGACGCACCATCCGTCCGGTTTCAGAGAATGCGTGATGCACTGCTTCAGCAACTACGCGAGGTTCCGTGGCCGCGCGCGGCGTCCCGAGTTCTGGTATTTCGCGATCTTCAATTATGCGGTCCTGGCGGGCTTGATCGCGATCGCCCCCTACCTGTCGAACCTGCCGCGCAAACACGAACTTCTCGGTGTCGCCTATCTGCTGGCCGTGTTCGTGCCTTCGCTCGCCGTCGGCGTCCGCCGCCTGCATGATACCGGCCGGTCCGGCTGGTGGCTCCTGATCTGGCTCGTGCCGGTCATCGGGCCCATCGCGCTCGTCATCCTGTTCGCGAGCCGCGGCGAGGATGTCGAGAACCGGTTCGGACCCGCCTGAAGCACAGAGCCGGGGACACGCGAACAGTTGCCATTTTCCTGTTGCCTTTTCACGCCTATATTGCGCCATGACCATACAGACGCTTGAAACACTCCCGAACAATCCCGTCTCCAGCGCAGGCTGCGACATGCCGCCGGCCTACGAGACGCGCACCTTCACCGATGCCCAGGCCGCCGTCGAGGCACTCAGGTCGCTCTACGAGCGCAATACCGCCTTCCTGCGCGAGCGGTTCGAGGCCGTCAATCGCGGCGAGGAGCAGACAAACCGCGTGCGCGCCTTCTACCCCCAGGTCGAGTTCGAAACCGACAGCTACAGCCACGTCGATTCCCGCCTCGCCTACGGCCACTTCGTCGCGCCGGGGCGCTACATCGCCACGATCACGCGGCCGGATCTCTTCGGCACCTACCTGGAGACGCAGATCGCGCTCATCATGCGCAACCACGACGTGCCGGTGAAGGTGGGCGAATCCGACACGCCGATCCCGCTGCATTTCGCCTTCCGGGAAGGAACCTATGTCGAGCAGGGCGCCACCGCCGTGGCCCGGCCGCTGCGCGACACCTTCGACGTGCCCGACCTGACGACGACGAATGACGACATCGTCAACGGCGACTACGAACCGGTGCCAGGCCAGCCGCTGCCGCTGGCCCCCTTCACCGCGCAGCGCATAGACTACTCGCTGCACCGGCTCGCCCACTACACGGCGACCAGCCCGGGCCATTTCCAGAACTTCGTCCTGTTCACCAACTACCAGTTCTACATGGACGAGTTCTGCCAGTACGCGCGCGACGTCGTGGCCAAGGGCGAAGGCGGCTATTCCGGCTTCATCGAGCCGGGCAACCTGTTCACGCCGGCGGGAAGCAAGGAACCGGTCTCCGGCGTTCAGCCGGCGCGGCTGCCGCAGATGCCCGCCTATCACCTGATGCGGGAAGACCGGACCGGCATCACCATGGTCAATATCGGGGTCGGCCCCTCCAACGCGAAGACGATCACGGATCACATCGCCGTGCTGCGCCCGCATGCCTGGCTGATGCTCGGCCACTGCGCGGGCCTGCGCAACTCCCAGGCGCTGGGGGACTACGTCCTCGCCCATGCCTATGTGCGCGAGGACAACGTGCTCAACGACGACCTTCCCCTTTCCGTGCCCGTGCCGCCGCTCGCGGAAGTGCAGGTGGCGCTGGAGCAGGCGGTCGCCGAAGTCACCGGTTTCACCGGCTACGAGCTGAAGAAGATCATGCGCACGGGCACCGTCGCCACGATCGACAACCGCAACTGGGAACTGCGCGACCAGCGCGGCCCGGTGCGGCGGCTGTCGCAGTCGCGCGCCATCGCGCTCGACATGGAATCGGCAACCATAGCCGCCAACGGCTTCCGCTTCCGCGTGCCCTACGGCACGCTGCTGTGCGTCTCCGACAAGCCGCTGCACGGCGAGCTTAAGCTGCCGGGCATGGCAACCGACTTCTACAAGCGGCAGGTCGCGCAGCACCTCATCATCGGCATCAAGGCGATGGAGAAGCTGGCGCAGATGCCGCCGGAACGGCTGCATTCGCGCAAGCTCAGAAGCTTCAACGAGACGGCGTTCCAGTAGGCGGCGGGCCGGTCTCCCGGTCCCTGTCCGTCACTCCCGGATCGACCCGATTTAGTAGACCTGTTCGAGCACGCGCGCCCGGACGGCGGTCTCGCCGCCACGGGGGCCATAGATCTCGCCCACGCCCTCCTCGTAGCGCCATGCCCCAGACCGGCATGTCGCGCTCTCCGTGGCCGCCGATCAGCGAACCGCGCAGTACCGCGCCTATCCCGGCATTTCAAATAGGCTGAGCAACACCCTCGCACGGCCATTCGCAACGGACAGGGCCTGCAAAGCGAGTTGCTTTTGCGCCTCGACAGCGCGAAGTCTCGCAGCCGTCTTCTCCATGTCCGCATCAACGAGCTTCGAGACGCCTCGCTCCATTGAATCCTCAAGCCTGGACAGAAAGTTATTTTGCAAGGAAATGCGCTTTCTCATCGCTCCTACTACGGAAGCGGCGTCGGCGACACGGTCTATCATGTAGGTAACCGACTCCACATATTCCTCCGCGCGATCCGGCATGGCAGCGACATCCATATCAGCCAGTGCGAGATCATCCAGCGGCTCGACGTTGACAGAAGCATGGGTGATGCGAATGTGGCTATTGGCGCCCGCTGTTCGGTCCACTGTACCGGGCAATTCCATGCGGATCGTGGCATCTTCCACGGACATTTGGAAACCCGGGATGTCGGTAACTAGTGACTGTAGCAGGGCAAGCATCTCGTCTGCCGTTTCAATCCGTCCGTCGTCGCGTCCGGTGACGGCGTCCACGACGGCGCGATCGATCATGTAGGGGCCACCGGTCAGGTCATTGACGGAAATGCCGAAGGATATCTCAACGCCCTGATAGACCTTGAACGGCTCGAAATGGAGACTGAGATCGGCCGCGCGACCGCGGTAATCGACAAAGGAATCAAGACCGCCAAAACCTCCGACATTGCCCGAAAGTGACGAGAGCGACATCGACGATCCGGGCAGAGCCGAAATGCCAGAATTGACGAGGGCAAATGCGTTTTCGACGATTTCCCATTTGTGGGTAGTCGCGTTGAATGTCGTTACGTAACGTGCGGACACCGGGATGCCGGACAGCGCTCGGGACAGCACTGTGATCATGTCCTTGTAGTCCGCTATTTCGCCATCGGAATCGGGTAGCGCCGCCAGTACCATTGCCCGGTTGATCATCACCGCAAAGGTCTGCCCCGAATCATAGGGTCCGGGAAGTCCGGGGTCAGAGGGATCCTCAGCATCGACCGTCAGGACGAAGCTGATCTGGTCCGATGGATCATCGAAGTGCAGCGGCCCGGAGAAATCGAAATATTCGACTGATTGGCTACCATAATGCCTTGGCGTGGCATAACCGCCGTCGATCCTGTAACGCAATCCACCGATAGTACCGGGGCTGCGGATATCGCCCTGCAAAATGCCACCGCCGGTGGAATTGATCAGTGAAGTCTGCAAAAGGTCGAGGGTATCGATACCGATACTTGGCTTGCCTTGACCATCGCGGATATATCCCGATGGAAAGCTGACGATACGCTTGTCATCGTTCGAATCAAAGAAGTCGGGAATGTCTGTCGCCAGCCAGTTCTGGCCTGAAAAGCTGGCGTTCCGCGCTATCGAGAAGACGTGCTCGACCAGCTGATCCACTTCGGCCTGTAGCTTTGCTTTGTCCACCCCATCCTCTGCGGCCGCCACGAAACGTGACCTGATCTCGGCGAGAGTACTTCCCACGGTTTCCAAGGCCGTATAGGTGACGTCGGCGATGCCCGCTGTAACTGCCATCGCATCCACTACGCTTGAGATCGCGTGACAGTCGGAGCGCATCGTCGTCGCAATGGACCAATAAGCTGCTCCCTGTGAAGCCTCTGCAACCCGCAAACCGGTCGAGGCCTGCTGCCTGATTTCCTCCGACCGTGCTGAAATGGCGCGCAGTGACTGCAGCGCTGTCTGCGCCGAAATATTGGTAAGAATACTCAGCATGCGTTCCCCATGCTC
This portion of the Oricola thermophila genome encodes:
- a CDS encoding DUF805 domain-containing protein gives rise to the protein MDDKIWFWARDNEQNGPVDIAEIDTLISARKIGPDTLVWREGMSDWQPAATALPGSSIPSSWPSPSAKRPHNATQPPDRGSSGTDAKATHHPSGFRECVMHCFSNYARFRGRARRPEFWYFAIFNYAVLAGLIAIAPYLSNLPRKHELLGVAYLLAVFVPSLAVGVRRLHDTGRSGWWLLIWLVPVIGPIALVILFASRGEDVENRFGPA
- a CDS encoding AMP nucleosidase gives rise to the protein MPPAYETRTFTDAQAAVEALRSLYERNTAFLRERFEAVNRGEEQTNRVRAFYPQVEFETDSYSHVDSRLAYGHFVAPGRYIATITRPDLFGTYLETQIALIMRNHDVPVKVGESDTPIPLHFAFREGTYVEQGATAVARPLRDTFDVPDLTTTNDDIVNGDYEPVPGQPLPLAPFTAQRIDYSLHRLAHYTATSPGHFQNFVLFTNYQFYMDEFCQYARDVVAKGEGGYSGFIEPGNLFTPAGSKEPVSGVQPARLPQMPAYHLMREDRTGITMVNIGVGPSNAKTITDHIAVLRPHAWLMLGHCAGLRNSQALGDYVLAHAYVREDNVLNDDLPLSVPVPPLAEVQVALEQAVAEVTGFTGYELKKIMRTGTVATIDNRNWELRDQRGPVRRLSQSRAIALDMESATIAANGFRFRVPYGTLLCVSDKPLHGELKLPGMATDFYKRQVAQHLIIGIKAMEKLAQMPPERLHSRKLRSFNETAFQ
- a CDS encoding flagellin, with amino-acid sequence MLSILTNISAQTALQSLRAISARSEEIRQQASTGLRVAEASQGAAYWSIATTMRSDCHAISSVVDAMAVTAGIADVTYTALETVGSTLAEIRSRFVAAAEDGVDKAKLQAEVDQLVEHVFSIARNASFSGQNWLATDIPDFFDSNDDKRIVSFPSGYIRDGQGKPSIGIDTLDLLQTSLINSTGGGILQGDIRSPGTIGGLRYRIDGGYATPRHYGSQSVEYFDFSGPLHFDDPSDQISFVLTVDAEDPSDPGLPGPYDSGQTFAVMINRAMVLAALPDSDGEIADYKDMITVLSRALSGIPVSARYVTTFNATTHKWEIVENAFALVNSGISALPGSSMSLSSLSGNVGGFGGLDSFVDYRGRAADLSLHFEPFKVYQGVEISFGISVNDLTGGPYMIDRAVVDAVTGRDDGRIETADEMLALLQSLVTDIPGFQMSVEDATIRMELPGTVDRTAGANSHIRITHASVNVEPLDDLALADMDVAAMPDRAEEYVESVTYMIDRVADAASVVGAMRKRISLQNNFLSRLEDSMERGVSKLVDADMEKTAARLRAVEAQKQLALQALSVANGRARVLLSLFEMPG